The Streptomyces sp. NBC_01363 region TCCGTGACTTCGCGCGGCCACCCGCGACCGCGGTGACCACAGCCTGGATCGTCTTGATGCCGAGTTCCTTCTCGACGTCGGCGACGAGGTCCGTGATCAAACTGACTGGGTCTGTGACGGCTCGGTCGAGCTGGTCGGCCGTGGTCATGAGCGGTCAATACCCTTGATCCGTGCTCGCTTTGGCCGTAGTCCGCCGAGTCCCTCCGCATCGGGCGCCGAGCCGCCGACCGCGGCCTTCTTCGGCTTCTTCACGGTCCCGGCCGCCGCGATGGGCTCGATGAGGTCGTCCATGGTGCAGTCGAGGATGTCGAGCAGGGCCATGAGGATCTTCAGGCTCAGTCGCTCGGGTCGCTCGACGACGAGCCGGTAGACCTGGCTGGAGGACAGGGTGATGCCGCGTTCGGCGAGTGCGGGGAGGAGGTCGGTGGTGGAGAACATCCCGCGGTCGGCCATGACTTTGCGCAGGTGCCAGTGGTAGTCGAGCTTGGCGGCCATCGCCGGATCCCTCCTGTCAGGCCCCGGCGAACGCCGGGGCCAGTGCCTTGTGCAGGGAAGTGTTCATGAAGTCGTCGCTGACGTGCGTGTAGATGGCCAGGGAGCTGTCGCACTCGTGGCCGACCTGCTGCTGGATGAAGCGCCGGTCCACCCCGTCCTCGGTCAGATGCGTGACGTATGAGTGGCGAAGTCCGTGCGGGGTCAACTCTTTGGGCAGCCCCAGGGCGTCCCGGTATGCCTCGAACCGGTCGTTGATCGAGCCGGGCTGCAGACGGCCACCGCGCTCGGTGATCCACAGGGCCGGATGATCGGGGAATCCGAAGCGGGGGCGGACGTTCTCGACGTAGTCGGCGACCGCTTCGACGGCCCAGTCCATCACCGACAGCACGTTCCGCCGTCGTGGCGGCTGGCCCTTCTTCGCCTTGCCGTAGCGGACGTTGAGCGTGCCGTACCGGCCGAACTGCCGGGCCTGCGGGTTGCGTCCAAAGTCGACCACGTCGAGCTTGGAGGTCTCGGTCCGGCGTAGGCCCCACCCGTAGATCACCTTGAACAACGTGGCGTCGCGGTAGGCCGCCAAGGCGCCCTTGCGTTTCGCCCGTACCGCTCGTTCGACCTGGTCGTCGGCGTAGTCGAGGAAGAGCTGCAACTCTTCCCGCGTGAAGGGCCTCGCCTCCGGGTCGCCTTCGTAATCCTGCAGGTGAGGCAGGGTATTCCACTCATGGCAGATCGCCACCGGAAAGGTGCCGAAGGCTTCCTCACATGCCGGACCCCAGCCGTAGCGGGCGTCGATGAGGAGCTCGGTGAACAGCCGGACAATGCCCTGGTAGCTGCGAATCGTCGACGGCGCCAAGTGCTTCTCGCTCGTCAACGACGCCGACCACTCGTCCAGGTGGGCGGGCGTCCATCGCCACGGGTACTCGTTCGTGAAGTCCAGGAACCGGCGGATCAGCCGTTCCCTCGGGTCGATCGTCTCGTCCTTCAGCCCTCGCGACTTCTGCTGAGCACGCCAGCCTCGCAGCATCGCGTCGAACATCGCGTCCTCGGGACGCAGCTGGACCACCCCGGAGACGAGCTCCATGTGGGCCGCCCCGGCCAGGAGCACCTTGCGCTGATGCACCACTCCAGACCATCCCTTCTGGAGGGCAGATCATGCATCAGAAGGGCTCTACTCGGCAACACCCCTGCTCAGACGGCCAGTTCATAGACTCCACGGACTCCTGCCGATTCCTGTCGTGACCAGGTGACCTGCGACTTCTCGCCCGTCTGATGCAATTCCCGAGGGTTCAGATAAACGTAGGTCGAGCTGATGTGGGCATGCCCCAACAATCGCTGCAGAATCCGCAGCGGGTCCCCCATCACCCGCTGGTAGGCGGCCATCCGCAGATCCGCCTCTCCCGACCGCATGGCCGTGATCTGCCCGCGGACCAGCTGAGTGAGCATGTGGACGGCGAACGTATGGCGACAGGTATGGGGTGAGGCTTCCACTGGCATCCCGGCCAACGCCGTGCGCTCGCAAGCCCGCGTGAACGCGTACTCCCACGAATTGAGCGCCATCGGCGTGCCCCGCTCGCTCACCCATAGGGCCAGTGGACCCAGACGCCTCCCAGAACTGTCGACCTCCACCAGCCGCATCCGCTCCTGCGGCGACAATTCTGCCCACCGCACCGAGACCCAGCGGCCGGACGCCGCCCGCACCCGACCGCCCAGCGGTCCCGGTTCGCAGACCTCGATCCGCTGCCGTCCCGGCCAGCCCCCGCGTTCTGTAGCGCGCGCGAGTGATACCGCTCGCTCCACTTCCGCGTACTCCGTCACCCGCCGCAGCACCCGCACCGGCACCCAGACCGCCCGTCCGCGGTCCC contains the following coding sequences:
- a CDS encoding helix-turn-helix transcriptional regulator yields the protein MAAKLDYHWHLRKVMADRGMFSTTDLLPALAERGITLSSSQVYRLVVERPERLSLKILMALLDILDCTMDDLIEPIAAAGTVKKPKKAAVGGSAPDAEGLGGLRPKRARIKGIDRS
- a CDS encoding tyrosine-type recombinase/integrase produces the protein MVHQRKVLLAGAAHMELVSGVVQLRPEDAMFDAMLRGWRAQQKSRGLKDETIDPRERLIRRFLDFTNEYPWRWTPAHLDEWSASLTSEKHLAPSTIRSYQGIVRLFTELLIDARYGWGPACEEAFGTFPVAICHEWNTLPHLQDYEGDPEARPFTREELQLFLDYADDQVERAVRAKRKGALAAYRDATLFKVIYGWGLRRTETSKLDVVDFGRNPQARQFGRYGTLNVRYGKAKKGQPPRRRNVLSVMDWAVEAVADYVENVRPRFGFPDHPALWITERGGRLQPGSINDRFEAYRDALGLPKELTPHGLRHSYVTHLTEDGVDRRFIQQQVGHECDSSLAIYTHVSDDFMNTSLHKALAPAFAGA